Genomic window (Osmerus eperlanus chromosome 26, fOsmEpe2.1, whole genome shotgun sequence):
ggagggggggtgtgATCTGTGCATAGGGCCTTGAGCCTGACAAACTAAATCCTCCAAAACACTCAACGAATCAAAAACATTTTCAGTCCCATTACTACGGTACATGTTACGATTTCACTATAGGAGAAATCATTGCTTTAGTACATAGATCCATCCATAACCTAACATTCTCACCTGGGAAAATGACTTTGTCCACCCGTGGGTCCTCCTCCAGGTACTGGGCCACTGCCAAGGCGTTTTTGAAGTGCTGTTTCATTCTGAGGTGAAGGGTTTTCAGCCCACGGTTGCACAAGTAGCAGTCAAAGGGAGATGGTACTGCTCCCAGAGCTAGGAAGACAAGTAACATTATTGCTAGTCCAGACATGACAACTGTATGTCACAATTATTGCCACCCTCAAGATTCAGGAGTAACAACATGTTCCCCGAACAAATTCGACATGATAAATGCACTCAACCACTGAGTGAAAAACACATTGCATACTTTACCAGAAGTTTATAATTGGTGGGTCAGAGAGTTGAGTAAGATCCCCACAAACAAACCAACATGTTTCGAAATTGGTTATGATGTGCCAGATTTGCCAATCAAATATTTTTGGGATATATCCCATGACCCATTTTATTATAAATTCTACTAGTAATCTGTTTACTCACCATTCTGTAGAAATCGCAGCCGTTCATACAGATCCTCCCTGTTCACTGAGACCAGTCCCATTACAACATCACTGTGCCCTGTAAATACAAGAAAAAGGTCAGGTCTGAATTGACCTAAAATCATCCCCGAGGCATATCCACATGCAAAGTGAGAGTCAATCCTATTACTTACCATTCATGTACTTGGTAGCTGAATACATACAAATGTCAGCATCCAGAGCCAAGGGGCGCTAGtgagtaaaaaacaaaaacattcaagTATATTTGAGTTAATCGATGACTAGTCTCCACACAAACAGGAACCTGAATCAGGTATAAAGTGTTATTTGTTTAGGACTCAAATGTTGTAACACCTACCTGAAAGTATGCGGACATGAACGTATTGTCCACCACTACCACGGCATCCTTCTTGTGTTTATGGACTACCTCAGCACAGGCTTTGATATCCACCACTTTCATAGTGGGATTGGTTGGAGTTTCAATCCACACCAACTACATGAACATAAACACATAACATATTTATGAAAGTGATGTCCATTTGTCGTGATAGCTGAGTTTATTCATCACTATATCTTTTTGTTGCTAATATTCATTTGCAAAGTCTTTGCCGCTGATTTTGCAAGTGAATAGGTGAATGAAGGTGAGTTTCACCAGGAAGGGTGTTGACCTGACAGATCAAGTTAAACGTTATTGCACAATCCAATGAGTCATATGTGGGTTGAGTGGGCAAAGAAGTGTTAAATGAGCAGTTagacaaaagaaaaagagaactgCTGTGTCAGCATGACACCTGTTCTGGAAAACAGGTTTATTGAACAAACAAATAGAATTGAACATCTGGTAATATTGTTCAGATTTAAATGAGAAAATATATCGGGATGTAGGCAAAAACACAGTTATTCAGTTCAACCCACCTTGGTATTAGGCTTCAGGGCAGCTTGAAGCAGCTCAATTTTTGTGAAATCAGCAAAGGAGACATCCAGACCAAGTTCTGCTGCAATCTTTCTGAAGTAACGGTTGGTACCTATAGACAAACACAAACTTTTTGCAACTTATCTTTATTCATTTTATGTATGACAGTTTTctggacacaaatctgaaatctTACCTCCATAGACATCGTTCATGCAGACGATACCATCTCCAGCTTTCAGCATGTGGGTGATGGTCATTGTCGCTGCAAGCCCCGAGGCAAGAGCAAGACCTGCAGGAAATGTTCATGTTGTGATAACTGGAAAACACTGCCCATCAGATAAATTCGTGTGGTGGTCTTGTGCGTTACACTACCACTTACAATGCTTCGCTCCATCCAGGGCGGCTACAGCTTTCTCCAGACAGTTTCTTGTTGGGTTTCCACTTCGACTGTACTCAAAGCCCTACAAAAACATAAACACATGTCCACTTGTGTTCTGCCAGGTTTGATTTGCATTCTCGCTGTTTAAAACAAGGAGCATACGCGCGCGTCTATCTAACAGCTCTGGTAATAAGTCGACGGACACCGGGATTAGTTGTGTAACTGTATCCTGCCGTAGGCTATCTTGTAGAGATGACATTCTACAAGCTGTACATGTTGTACAGTTCTTGTCATCCACGTTATTTTCCCACTGACATTATTGCTGCCCTTTTTTTGATCAACAAAAAGACGGTTTGTAGGGAAAGGTTGTATTTACCCACACACGATGACTTACCGCATGATTCCCTGGTCCATACTGCTTGAACGTGGTAGATAAGGAAATTGGTGGCACCACGGCCATAGATTTCCATTGCTCAGGTTCTTGTCCAACGTGGATCGCCTCTGTCGCGAATGATTTGAATCCTCTTCGGAATCCATCAAACAAGTTGTTTTGCTGATTTTCCTGGTATGTTGAAGCCATGTATTCTACACTCCAAACGTTTATCGTGAAATTACAGTAAGCCTATGTGTATGTAATTTTGATAGGGAAGTTCCTTTAAGAACTACGTATCATACCGAAATATCGTTTAGCCCAATGACTGTATCACGTCAACGGAGAATGGCACCGATTGGTGCTCCAACAGGGGCGTCTTGTCACACGTGATCATTATTTTCTCGTGGCTTTTTGGGGTCCTGGTTGTGTGTACTTTTGTCTCCGTGATAGTATGATGCAATCAAACGCTTTAGACCAATGGGAACCCTTCGTTGTCTCCGCATTCTGTACTTGAGTCTTCTTACCATTCGATTTTTATCAGAAAGCTTGATGTGTTGTTTATTAAAGTAGGTTATAAGTATAATgacaaatgtagcctacatgttaAAACACTTAACAACGATATTGCCAATTGGTGTTCCTATTCGTTGCAGACATTTTTACTTTGTTTTATTataatgaataaaaaaaaaatagtttagtttttcttattattatttttatctcATTATGTAAAGAACACAAATATACATTAGCATAAATTGTAAATAATAGAGGGGAAGTTTATTTCTGACCTGAAAACAGCCCCTTCTTAGACAAAAAGAATAGGTTACTAAAGTGCAACATCtcaattgcaacaacaaaaGAACATCTCTAGGCTATAGCCGATTTATTtatgaatatgtttttgataatAACATGTAAATTCCTTAACTCTCAtaattagttactagtaactcaTAACTAGAAACTAGTAAATGATACCTAGTCTCAATTACAGAAGTGTCTATAGAAACAACGACAGATTTTGTGGCAGCATCAATTGGTCCTTGGTGCAGACTTTGGCTACTGTAGCCGCAACAGGCGCTCGAACACAGtggggcagacacacacatacttatacTAAGTGTTGAGAGGCGATTCCAGTGCCTTTAGGCTAAGATTTGTATTCATGCGAATCGTTTACATGAGAATGTGCCAAGTAGGGCCTACATAACTACAAAAGCATGCAGGATGAGTAGAACGAAGCTTTATTTTCTCCTAATTTCCTTGTGCCCCCTTCTTCCCCTATATAGCATACTATTGATCCCCAGGTTCATGGGCTTAGCTGCGTCCTCGTGTCAGTCTGAAATTCTGATAGTATTGTGGACATTTGAAATTCTCGCGATACTGAATGAGGAAGATTGCAGATGGTCTTCCGTACTAGTCAAACGCAGCAGGACCGAGCCCACACGTAGCTTATGAGAACAGTTTCGGTAATGACAGATAAAATTACATTTTGTGATCGGTTTTGAGAATTAGCTTCCAAGTACATTTTATTCAACTCGCTTGTCTTTTTGATTTCATGTTTTACAGTGGTCCATCTCTGGTATTATTGCCAGCCTATTGCGGTTCTCCAGATAGTCATAGTAAACTGCACCCTTCGCTCTAGTCAATTGCATGAAAAATGACTGGAGAGAAGATTCGCTCCTTGCGCAAGGACCATAAACCAAGCAAAGAAGAGGATTTACTGGAACCGGACGAAGAGGCTGCAACTGGTGCATTTGCTTCAACCAAGACTAACAATAAAGGCAAACCTAGTAAAATCGTAATCAACCACAAGTTGATTAAATCGCCATCAACACAGCAGCAACAAAACCAGCAGTCGCAGATAAATGCAAACACTCATTTATTATCAACGGCGGACGTTATCGATGATAACAACAAAAACCCTATCATCCGAAATAGCTTGGACTTTCCTGTCCATGAATGTGTCTTCAAAGGAGACGTTCGTCGATTATCCTCGCTCATTCGAACTCAGAATATCGCCCAGAAAGATATCCATGGTAGGTTGTGTTACTTTGTATCACGCATTCCAAACTGTCTGACGCAAACACTATCATCACAAAGAGCTCATTGTGAGCCAACACCTTggaaagccagccagccatcaggATACTGCCTACCAAACCAAGTGATTTGTAGCAATAGGCCTAACTGATTACAACTACAGCTGTAGAATAGGTATTCAGTTCAGAGGTCTTGTAATGTGAAATGGTGTAACAAGGGGAACAGAGCATCACCGTTACTGACAAATCATTTTCCTGCCCCATTTCTCAAAAGTGAtcccaaacaaaaaacaacaaagaagAGACCAAGGCATGTTGTCACACTTTTATGTTGTGAACATTAATTGTTCATAACGTTGCATTCACACAGGCAGCAACGGCTGCCTTGAGGGCGGTATCCACCAGCACTTTTTAGAAGCTCCCAGTCTTTTCAATCTGAATCACGTGACGGTCTCTGCTGGGCAGTATGGCACACCTGTCGACACAAATCCGGTCAAGGAGACATCAAGAAGCGAGACCTATTCTATGCAAATGTCATCTCTATAAATGTTTATTCACTCTTTCATTGTTAGCTTTGAAAGTATGCTGGAAAACTATGTGGCAACCGTATTTTCAATAGCTCTTGTAAGGTACATTTGtataaacacatttacattctCTGTTCGAATAATGAAAACTattcacacaagacacacattgCCAGTCCGTTTCCTAGTTCATTAGTGGATTAGTAACCTCAATATGGTCCACTCAGAGTAAAGTCATAAGGCTAGCACAACAAGGGAAAACATACTATGCACACATGCCCATTTTAAAGGGTGGTAACCACTGGCACAAATCAGAGGGGAAATTCGCCTGGTGAAATTTTGTTGCACTTTCATGGGACTCGTAACAGCCTCCATGTAGCAGTATCGGATACCCTGCAATGCAAGATggagaaacaaacaaaacatggtCAGATGAGTCAGCCATTTCCATATTGTCAACAAGTGGGAAAGTGTATGTGGCGTACACCAAGAATACGATACAGGCCTGATTGCTTTATCCCTACAGTGAGGGGTCAGACGGTGGCTTTGTTTTATGATTGGGGCCATTTTGCTGGGTTTGGGTACACTTGTTGTCCACTTGGAGGGAAGTGTCACTATcaatctgtaacaatcaatacAAAGTTATTCTCTGTAATCACCTTTATCTAATGATGAAACAATGTTTCTTCTGATGGGAGTGCCTCTTTCCAGGACAACACTGTCCATGTGCAAAGTACATGAGGGGTCACTGAATGGTTTGACAAGCATGAAAATTAAGAATCATATTCTTTGGCCTTCGCAATCACCAGATCTTAACCCAATTTAACACTTAAGATTGTGGCCCATGTGTCAGAAAACTCTGTCCTTCACAAGGAAACCATCCAGAAAATCACTGTAGACACTgcttaattttttttacatgaacagattggaatagacacaaacagCTACTTAGCTAGGCTGTTCAAGAGTTGGCAACGACGGGAAGTTATTGCCTATAATAAAAGGACAAATGCGTCTGTCTGATTATCAAGAAATGCTTGTGTGAAGTGGTTTGGATAAACAGTTCAAGAGACAGATATAAACTTGTCTGCCGCCATGTTGAGTTGCAATGGAGCCATGGATCTTGCGAGAATAGGCACTGCACTAGAATCTAGGAAACTTATGGATGTGAGGATATAGATGTGATAATTGGCACCTCTGTGTTAGGATCGTACAAATTGGTGGACAGGGTTGTCACCAATTTCTTTGTATGAAAAGTTGATCTC
Coding sequences:
- the LOC134012855 gene encoding cystathionine gamma-lyase-like, with the translated sequence MASTYQENQQNNLFDGFRRGFKSFATEAIHVGQEPEQWKSMAVVPPISLSTTFKQYGPGNHAGFEYSRSGNPTRNCLEKAVAALDGAKHCLALASGLAATMTITHMLKAGDGIVCMNDVYGGTNRYFRKIAAELGLDVSFADFTKIELLQAALKPNTKLVWIETPTNPTMKVVDIKACAEVVHKHKKDAVVVVDNTFMSAYFQRPLALDADICMYSATKYMNGHSDVVMGLVSVNREDLYERLRFLQNALGAVPSPFDCYLCNRGLKTLHLRMKQHFKNALAVAQYLEEDPRVDKVIFPGLPSHPQHELMKKQCTGCPGMITFYIKGKLEHATTFLSNLKLFALAESLGGYESLAEHPAIMTHASVPENERAVLGISDTLVRLSVGLEDEHDIIEDLDQALNAAHPKK